A genomic window from Gemmatimonadaceae bacterium includes:
- a CDS encoding RecX family transcriptional regulator, producing MTDAHCARISELRESARRPGRYDVRLEPSGEKLPVSIELIAQLKLNPGRELNPAEYARLVQGARAVACYDKALATLGARARSSADLKRWLKTKDFTDAEIAPVTEKLTALGLLDDREYARSFARSRLAPSRGFGPRRVAAELAKRGVPRAIVDETLAEHAREQEAEAAAIAEQGGEPRLSAVAAAAAKKMKALEKLEPEIKRRRLYGYLARRGFSGAEIGAVLRKIGRGEAEGG from the coding sequence ATGACGGATGCTCACTGCGCGCGCATCTCTGAACTCCGCGAATCGGCGCGGCGGCCGGGGCGCTACGACGTCCGCCTAGAGCCGTCAGGCGAGAAGCTCCCGGTATCCATAGAACTCATCGCCCAGCTCAAGCTCAATCCGGGCCGCGAACTCAACCCCGCCGAGTACGCGCGCCTCGTGCAGGGCGCCCGCGCCGTCGCCTGCTACGACAAAGCCCTCGCCACGCTCGGCGCCCGCGCGCGCAGCAGCGCGGATCTCAAACGCTGGCTTAAGACCAAGGACTTCACCGACGCCGAGATCGCGCCCGTCACCGAGAAGCTCACCGCACTCGGCCTCCTCGACGACCGCGAGTACGCGCGCAGCTTCGCCCGCAGCCGCCTCGCCCCCAGCCGCGGCTTCGGCCCACGACGCGTCGCCGCGGAACTCGCGAAGCGAGGCGTCCCGCGAGCGATAGTGGACGAGACCCTCGCGGAGCACGCGAGGGAGCAGGAAGCCGAGGCCGCGGCCATCGCAGAGCAGGGAGGTGAGCCGCGGCTATCGGCCGTCGCGGCCGCAGCGGCGAAGAAGATGAAGGCGCTCGAGAAGCTGGAGCCTGAGATCAAGCGGAGGCGCCTCTATGGGTACCTCGCGCGCCGGGGATTCTCGGGTGCAGAAATCGGCGCCGTGCTGCGAAAGATTGGGAGAGGGGAGGCGGAAGGCGGGTGA
- a CDS encoding PAS domain S-box protein, with product MAFLGEFAQNAALLLAAAVVVDLFTRRTTSRLGRRGELLLGFLIGALAIGAMLARVEVEPGAYLDTRGILLVMSGLFLGALPTSVAVAMAVAYRLAVGGAFAPVGVAFIVLSALLGLAWREMRQRKVEELHVVEFVVLGTLVGAMQLGLARSQFDDETWQHLRYLTPVLPVASAAAAVFLGWLLQDRLHRAATMRALAEREKSFRSLTEQVPAIVYRAALDEQSTTLYVSPAIQRLGYSVETWTASPDLWVACLHPEDREATLERLQEQRACGDAVDITYRFRRADGTYRILHDTAQVLHDDAGEPLCLQGLMVDITEQRDAEARNALQAAALSATVDAIAITDREGNFQWVNPAFCALTLYPAQEALGKNPRDLIKSNRQGREFYERMWNTLLAGQVWSGELINRKKDGTEYTEEQTITPVKDAQGEITHFIAIKRDITARRALELQLQQSQRIEAIGRLAGGVAHDFNNLLTVISGTAEVALAQVPPDGELHEDLRTIKQASERGARLTRQLLAFSRQQVLEVKVLDLNQVVREVVTLITRVISEQVTIAVQPGNQLWKMMGDAGQLEQVLMNLSVNARDAMPEGGTLTISTENVVLDAEAARHVTVQPGEYVALYVSDTGHGMDAVTRDRIFEPFFTTKPAGKGTGLGLPTAYGIVRQIGGSIWVYSEPGRGTTFKLFFPRVPEDIVERPSGPTKLSAVNAGDVPLVRAEGLAAHTPAAGGPLVHKGETVLVVEDEDAIRRVAVKVLTMRGYRVLEAGSGEAALALVDAADTPQVELLITDMVMPGMTGPELAAALHERIPGLRVLFTSGYSRDAVAQQFGLEGGHFISKPYGLEALERAVRAVLDG from the coding sequence ATGGCCTTCCTTGGCGAGTTCGCTCAGAACGCTGCGTTATTGCTCGCCGCCGCAGTCGTGGTCGACCTGTTCACTCGCCGCACGACGAGTCGGCTCGGGCGCCGCGGTGAGCTGCTGCTCGGCTTCCTGATCGGGGCGCTGGCAATCGGGGCGATGCTGGCGCGCGTGGAAGTTGAGCCGGGGGCGTACCTCGACACGCGCGGAATCCTGCTGGTGATGAGCGGACTGTTCCTCGGCGCGCTGCCGACCAGCGTCGCGGTGGCGATGGCCGTGGCGTACCGGCTCGCGGTAGGTGGCGCTTTCGCGCCGGTTGGCGTTGCGTTCATCGTGCTCTCGGCGTTGCTAGGGCTGGCGTGGCGCGAAATGCGGCAGAGGAAGGTTGAGGAGTTGCACGTCGTGGAGTTCGTGGTGCTGGGGACGCTGGTCGGCGCGATGCAACTGGGGTTGGCGCGCTCGCAGTTTGACGACGAGACGTGGCAACACCTCCGGTACCTCACGCCGGTGCTACCCGTAGCCTCCGCGGCCGCCGCGGTCTTCCTCGGCTGGCTGCTGCAGGACCGCCTGCATCGCGCCGCCACGATGCGCGCGCTCGCCGAGCGCGAGAAGAGCTTCCGCTCGCTCACGGAGCAGGTGCCGGCGATCGTGTACCGCGCGGCGCTGGACGAGCAGTCGACGACGCTGTACGTGAGCCCGGCCATCCAGCGCCTCGGCTACTCGGTGGAGACCTGGACGGCCTCGCCGGACCTCTGGGTGGCTTGCCTGCACCCGGAGGACCGGGAGGCGACGCTCGAGCGCCTACAGGAGCAGCGCGCGTGCGGCGATGCGGTGGACATCACCTACAGATTCCGCCGCGCCGACGGCACGTATCGCATCCTGCACGACACGGCCCAGGTGCTGCACGACGACGCCGGCGAGCCGCTCTGCCTGCAGGGCCTGATGGTGGACATCACGGAGCAGCGCGACGCCGAGGCGCGCAACGCGCTGCAGGCGGCGGCGCTCAGCGCGACAGTCGACGCCATCGCCATCACCGACCGCGAGGGCAACTTCCAGTGGGTGAATCCGGCGTTTTGCGCGCTGACGCTGTACCCGGCGCAGGAAGCGCTGGGGAAGAATCCGCGAGACCTGATCAAGTCCAACCGCCAAGGCCGCGAATTCTACGAGCGGATGTGGAACACGCTGCTCGCGGGCCAGGTGTGGAGCGGCGAATTGATCAATAGAAAGAAGGATGGCACCGAGTACACCGAAGAGCAGACGATCACGCCGGTGAAGGACGCGCAGGGCGAGATCACGCACTTCATCGCCATCAAGCGCGACATCACGGCGCGGCGCGCATTGGAGCTGCAACTGCAGCAGTCGCAGCGCATCGAGGCCATCGGGCGGCTCGCCGGCGGCGTGGCGCACGACTTCAACAACCTGCTCACGGTCATCAGCGGCACCGCGGAAGTGGCGCTGGCCCAGGTGCCGCCCGACGGCGAGCTGCACGAGGACCTGCGCACGATCAAGCAAGCCAGCGAACGCGGGGCGCGGCTCACGCGGCAACTGCTCGCCTTCAGCCGACAGCAGGTGCTCGAGGTCAAGGTGCTGGACCTCAACCAGGTCGTGCGCGAGGTGGTCACGCTGATCACCCGCGTGATCAGCGAACAGGTCACCATCGCGGTGCAGCCCGGCAACCAGCTCTGGAAGATGATGGGCGACGCCGGGCAACTGGAGCAGGTGCTGATGAACCTCAGCGTCAACGCCCGCGACGCGATGCCCGAGGGTGGCACGCTCACCATCAGCACCGAGAACGTGGTGCTCGACGCCGAGGCGGCGCGGCACGTCACGGTGCAGCCCGGCGAGTACGTGGCCCTCTATGTGAGCGACACCGGACACGGGATGGACGCCGTCACGCGCGACCGGATCTTCGAACCGTTCTTCACCACCAAGCCCGCCGGCAAGGGCACCGGGCTCGGCTTGCCGACGGCGTATGGCATCGTGCGGCAGATCGGCGGCAGCATCTGGGTGTACTCCGAGCCCGGGCGCGGCACCACGTTCAAGCTGTTCTTCCCGCGCGTGCCGGAAGACATCGTCGAGCGTCCCTCGGGCCCCACCAAGCTGTCGGCAGTGAACGCCGGCGACGTGCCCTTGGTCCGCGCCGAGGGCCTGGCCGCTCACACCCCCGCCGCCGGCGGCCCCCTGGTCCACAAGGGCGAGACGGTGCTCGTGGTGGAGGACGAAGACGCAATCCGCCGCGTGGCGGTGAAGGTGCTGACGATGCGCGGCTATCGCGTGCTGGAAGCCGGCAGCGGCGAGGCGGCGTTGGCGCTGGTGGATGCAGCGGACACGCCGCAGGTGGAACTGCTCATCACGGATATGGTGATGCCGGGGATGACGGGGCCGGAGCTGGCGGCGGCGCTGCACGAGCGGATCCCGGGGCTGCGGGTGCTGTTTACGTCAGGCTACTCGCGGGACGCGGTGGCGCAGCAGTTCGGGCTGGAGGGGGGGCACTTCATTTCTAAGCCGTACGGTTTGGAAGCGCTTGAGCGGGCAGTCCGGGCGGTACTTGACGGTTGA
- the alaS gene encoding alanine--tRNA ligase: MHAAEIRRRFLSYFERQAHAVRPSSSLVPADDPTLLFTNAGMVQFKKVFLGQEQPPEGNRRATTSQKCVRAGGKHNDLEQVGHTARHHTFFEMLGNFSFGDYFKRDAIRFAWEFVTEELKIPQAHIRVTVYKDDDEARQLWVKETGIDASRVYGLGEKDNFWQMADTGPCGPCSEIYVDLAHLAKDFEFPAGASGEWTDRKRTDFSQDAFVEGAEAGRFLEIWNLVFMQFDRQADGTLIPLPKPSVDTGAGLERIAAVMQGVANNYHTDLFTPLLKRVAEITGTPYAYSNENSASYRVLADHARAVSFLLADGVFPSNEGRGYVLRRILRRAVRHAWLLGRREPTLVLVVETLLEMMQEHFPELASRKKHILDTTRAEEERFLATIEGGLDRFEQLAPKGSTQGSSAIRGTIAGEDVFKLYDTFGFPVDLTELMARERGYLVDVAGFEAALGAQRKQSQEERKSRKLSVAADELGDLASWTDDGGRMQTTSAGRFVGYTATSVSTAVVGIKELDDGQVAVMLAESPFYAESGGQVSDRGEIRGENWSVDVTEVRKIDGKVAAIGLPSGTVRFGLATATVPADLRRDTERNHTATHLLHAALRHVLGEHVHQAGSLVAPDRLRFDFTHHGPIGAEQLAMIEQMVNDGIWANVELRIAEKTYQEAIAGGAMALFGEKYGDVVRVVEIPGLSTELCGGTHVKNTGTIGLFRIVSESGVAAGVRRIEALTGRGAFALLREREQTLAGLAERLKVNALSADVIGKKLDSLLAEKKTLEKRLDEALKGGGAQQDLLGGAEIVGGVKLVAKPVKVPTMKDLQALGDVAREGLGSGAAALLGEFEDGKLGLVVVITDDLRARGLSAGAIVKALGAKAGIKGGGKEHMAQAGVPDGRGGDVLALAAAELRSLLGSGA, translated from the coding sequence ATGCACGCCGCCGAAATCCGCCGCCGCTTCCTCTCCTACTTCGAGCGGCAAGCCCACGCCGTCCGCCCCAGCTCCTCCCTCGTCCCCGCCGACGACCCCACCCTGCTGTTCACCAACGCGGGGATGGTCCAGTTCAAGAAGGTCTTCCTCGGCCAGGAGCAGCCCCCCGAGGGCAACCGCCGCGCGACCACGAGCCAGAAGTGCGTCCGCGCCGGCGGCAAGCACAACGACCTCGAGCAGGTGGGCCACACTGCGCGCCACCACACCTTCTTCGAGATGCTGGGGAACTTCTCCTTCGGCGACTACTTCAAACGCGATGCGATTCGCTTCGCCTGGGAGTTCGTCACCGAGGAGCTGAAGATCCCGCAGGCGCACATCCGCGTCACGGTCTACAAGGACGACGACGAAGCCCGCCAGCTCTGGGTGAAGGAGACCGGCATCGACGCCAGCCGCGTCTACGGGCTCGGCGAGAAGGACAACTTCTGGCAGATGGCCGACACCGGCCCCTGCGGCCCCTGCTCGGAGATCTACGTCGACCTCGCCCACTTGGCGAAGGACTTCGAGTTCCCCGCAGGCGCCAGCGGCGAATGGACCGACCGCAAGCGCACGGACTTCTCGCAGGACGCCTTCGTCGAAGGCGCCGAGGCAGGGCGCTTCCTCGAGATCTGGAACCTCGTGTTTATGCAGTTCGACCGGCAGGCGGATGGCACGCTCATCCCGCTGCCGAAGCCCAGCGTCGACACCGGCGCCGGCCTCGAGCGCATCGCCGCCGTGATGCAGGGCGTCGCGAACAACTACCACACCGATCTCTTCACGCCGCTGCTCAAGCGCGTGGCCGAGATCACAGGCACGCCCTACGCCTACAGCAACGAGAACTCGGCGTCGTACCGCGTGCTCGCAGACCACGCGCGTGCGGTGAGCTTCCTGCTCGCCGACGGTGTGTTCCCGAGCAACGAAGGCCGCGGCTACGTGCTGCGCCGCATCCTCCGCCGCGCCGTGCGCCACGCCTGGCTGCTCGGCCGCCGCGAACCCACGCTGGTGCTCGTGGTCGAGACGCTGTTGGAAATGATGCAGGAGCACTTCCCCGAGCTCGCCTCGCGCAAGAAGCACATCCTCGACACCACGCGCGCCGAGGAAGAGCGATTCCTCGCCACCATCGAAGGTGGCCTCGACCGCTTCGAGCAGTTGGCGCCCAAGGGCAGCACGCAGGGCAGTTCGGCGATTCGCGGTACCATCGCAGGAGAGGACGTTTTCAAGCTCTACGATACATTCGGCTTCCCGGTGGACCTCACCGAGCTGATGGCCCGCGAGCGTGGTTATCTGGTGGACGTCGCTGGCTTCGAGGCAGCGCTGGGTGCGCAGCGGAAGCAGAGCCAGGAGGAGCGGAAATCGCGCAAGCTGTCCGTGGCGGCGGATGAACTGGGCGACCTAGCTAGCTGGACGGATGACGGAGGACGGATGCAAACGACTTCCGCTGGGCGGTTTGTGGGCTATACGGCCACTTCCGTCTCCACCGCTGTCGTGGGCATCAAGGAGCTGGACGACGGGCAGGTGGCGGTGATGCTTGCTGAGTCGCCGTTCTACGCCGAGTCGGGTGGGCAGGTCTCGGACCGCGGAGAGATCCGTGGCGAGAACTGGTCGGTGGACGTGACTGAGGTGCGCAAGATCGACGGCAAGGTGGCGGCGATCGGATTGCCCTCGGGGACGGTGCGCTTCGGGCTGGCGACGGCGACGGTGCCGGCGGACCTGCGCCGCGACACCGAGCGCAATCACACCGCGACGCATCTCCTGCACGCCGCCCTCCGCCACGTACTCGGCGAGCACGTGCACCAAGCCGGCTCGCTCGTGGCGCCGGACCGCCTGCGCTTCGACTTTACGCACCACGGTCCCATCGGCGCCGAGCAGTTGGCGATGATCGAGCAGATGGTGAACGACGGCATCTGGGCCAACGTGGAGCTGCGCATCGCCGAGAAGACATATCAGGAGGCGATTGCCGGCGGCGCGATGGCGCTCTTCGGCGAGAAGTACGGCGACGTGGTGCGCGTGGTGGAGATTCCGGGGCTCAGCACCGAGCTCTGCGGCGGCACGCACGTGAAGAACACGGGGACCATCGGCCTCTTCCGCATCGTGAGCGAAAGCGGCGTGGCCGCCGGCGTGCGTCGCATCGAGGCGCTCACCGGCCGTGGGGCCTTCGCGCTGCTGCGCGAGCGTGAGCAGACGCTGGCTGGGCTCGCCGAGCGTCTCAAGGTCAACGCACTCTCGGCGGACGTGATCGGGAAGAAGCTCGATAGCCTGCTGGCCGAGAAGAAGACGCTCGAGAAGCGGCTCGACGAGGCGCTCAAGGGCGGCGGGGCGCAGCAGGACCTGCTGGGCGGCGCGGAGATTGTGGGCGGCGTGAAGCTGGTGGCCAAGCCGGTGAAGGTGCCGACGATGAAGGACCTGCAGGCGCTCGGCGACGTGGCGCGCGAAGGGCTCGGCTCAGGCGCAGCTGCGCTGCTCGGCGAGTTTGAGGACGGGAAGCTCGGCCTGGTCGTGGTGATCACTGACGACCTGCGGGCACGCGGGCTCTCTGCGGGGGCCATCGTGAAGGCGCTAGGCGCCAAAGCCGGCATCAAGGGCGGCGGCAAGGAGCATATGGCCCAGGCTGGGGTGCCGGACGGTCGCGGTGGCGACGTGTTGGCGTTGGCCGCTGCCGAGCTGCGGAGTTTGCTCGGCTCTGGTGCGTGA
- a CDS encoding NYN domain-containing protein codes for MDRVAVFVDAGYVFAQGSVLLSGQKQPRGDLRLHAVAALQALTAFAESTAALPLLRIYWYDGTSVGPTAQHTALAHLPSVKVRLGFVNRAGEQKGVDSLIVTDMISLARNRGMADAVLVSGDEDLRVGVQQAQEFGVRVHLLGIEPSRGNQSQFLLQEADTCHEWTASDVAAFLAYVPRDAQAKHATPVPSGVVAPQGSTGHPYDAVIRETALELSRELLPLIVSGYKAAAQIPREVDAKLLARARRVLSRDLEPREKKDLRIRFISFCERRVTGPG; via the coding sequence ATGGATCGTGTTGCCGTGTTTGTCGATGCCGGTTACGTATTTGCTCAGGGCTCCGTCCTTCTCAGTGGCCAGAAGCAGCCTCGTGGAGACCTCCGACTGCACGCTGTCGCTGCCCTGCAGGCCCTGACGGCGTTTGCCGAATCGACGGCGGCGCTGCCGCTACTTCGGATTTACTGGTACGACGGCACGTCAGTCGGCCCCACTGCTCAACACACCGCGCTGGCGCACCTTCCCTCAGTCAAGGTTCGCCTTGGCTTCGTGAATCGCGCGGGAGAGCAGAAGGGAGTGGATTCGTTGATTGTGACCGACATGATCAGTCTCGCACGCAACCGGGGGATGGCCGATGCCGTTCTCGTGTCGGGGGACGAGGATCTGCGAGTCGGAGTGCAACAGGCGCAAGAGTTCGGAGTTCGTGTGCACCTTCTTGGTATTGAACCGAGTCGCGGAAATCAATCGCAGTTTCTCCTGCAGGAAGCGGATACGTGCCACGAGTGGACGGCAAGCGATGTGGCCGCGTTTCTCGCGTACGTGCCACGCGACGCTCAAGCGAAGCACGCGACTCCAGTCCCTTCGGGGGTCGTCGCGCCACAGGGAAGCACGGGACACCCCTACGACGCAGTCATTCGCGAGACGGCGCTTGAGCTTTCGCGTGAGCTGCTGCCTCTCATTGTCTCGGGGTACAAGGCGGCCGCCCAGATTCCGCGCGAGGTCGATGCGAAGCTCCTCGCCCGCGCGCGCAGGGTGCTGTCCCGCGACTTGGAGCCAAGAGAGAAGAAAGACCTCCGCATTCGCTTCATCTCGTTCTGCGAGCGCCGGGTGACGGGCCCAGGCTAG
- a CDS encoding HigA family addiction module antidote protein, which produces MAIANTKAREARPIHPGEILREDFVPQYGLTVAGLAAAAGVSRQSINELLRERRALSPEMALRLSALFGTTPDFWLNLQRNVDLWDAGRALKRSGTRIRRLRVA; this is translated from the coding sequence ATGGCAATCGCGAATACCAAGGCCCGCGAGGCTCGGCCAATTCACCCTGGCGAAATTTTGCGTGAGGATTTCGTGCCCCAGTACGGCCTCACGGTGGCTGGGCTCGCTGCGGCTGCGGGTGTGTCGCGGCAGTCGATCAACGAGCTCCTGCGCGAGCGCCGGGCGCTGAGCCCCGAGATGGCCCTGCGCTTGAGTGCGCTTTTCGGGACAACGCCGGACTTCTGGCTCAACCTGCAGCGCAACGTGGATCTGTGGGATGCGGGCAGGGCGCTCAAGCGGTCAGGCACGAGGATCCGTCGGCTGCGCGTCGCCTGA
- a CDS encoding helix-turn-helix transcriptional regulator, whose amino-acid sequence MNTLPQRIAERLRARRLALGWSRRTLAERAAVAPETLRAFERSGQISLARLVRLAVALGVDAELERLFVVAPAPRSLDELAPPAPRRQRGR is encoded by the coding sequence TTGAATACGCTCCCTCAGCGCATCGCCGAACGCCTGCGAGCGCGACGCCTCGCCTTGGGCTGGTCGCGCCGCACGCTCGCCGAGCGCGCCGCCGTAGCCCCCGAGACGCTGCGCGCCTTCGAGCGCAGCGGGCAGATCTCGCTCGCACGCCTTGTGCGCCTCGCGGTCGCCCTCGGGGTCGACGCCGAGCTCGAGCGGCTGTTCGTGGTGGCCCCGGCACCGCGCTCGCTCGACGAACTCGCGCCGCCGGCCCCGCGCCGCCAGCGGGGGCGCTGA
- a CDS encoding type II toxin-antitoxin system HipA family toxin, with protein sequence MDEQLHVLLADGPSPRRVGRLRDVGTGPHFEFDPDFLGEGIELSPLTLPLRAGVVGPGPRHWHRLRGLFGDAIPDGFGLKVLHQALRRGGRDPRRVTPLQLLAAVGDRGMGALCYRPADALWGEPAELPSLAELSAEAARVDAGDIDELPDALRRAAGASGGVRPKVAVALHADGRVRDASLPLAEGFRPVLVKFRAALDPATQVPVEAAYLQMAAAAGLQVPRQELVALPGGEAALVLDRFDRSGDGRLHVQSFAALLELDFRVDLVDYDTLLDTTRRLTRDFAQVEQALRLAAFNVLAGNRDDHIKNISFVMSPDGRWRLAPAYDLTPSVGGGYHAMSCDGESVRPTAAHVERVGLRAGFDRSQVRAVLEEAQAALARWEEFAEASAVPAQVRREVGRSLGGRESPRP encoded by the coding sequence GTGGACGAGCAACTCCACGTCCTGCTCGCAGACGGGCCGTCCCCGCGGCGCGTGGGACGGCTGCGCGACGTGGGCACCGGCCCGCACTTTGAGTTCGATCCTGACTTCCTCGGCGAGGGCATCGAGCTCTCACCGCTGACGCTCCCGCTGCGCGCCGGCGTGGTCGGGCCAGGGCCTCGGCATTGGCACCGGCTGCGCGGACTGTTCGGCGATGCCATCCCCGACGGATTCGGGCTCAAGGTGCTGCACCAGGCGCTGCGTCGCGGCGGGCGCGACCCGCGCCGCGTGACGCCGCTGCAACTGCTCGCCGCCGTGGGCGATCGCGGGATGGGGGCGCTGTGCTACCGGCCAGCCGACGCGCTGTGGGGGGAGCCAGCGGAACTGCCGTCGCTGGCCGAACTCTCCGCCGAGGCCGCGCGGGTAGATGCCGGCGACATCGACGAGCTGCCCGACGCGCTACGGCGCGCCGCCGGTGCGTCGGGCGGCGTACGGCCCAAGGTGGCGGTCGCGCTGCACGCGGATGGGCGCGTGCGCGACGCCAGCCTGCCTCTGGCCGAGGGCTTCCGGCCCGTACTCGTGAAGTTCCGCGCCGCGCTGGATCCCGCGACGCAGGTGCCGGTGGAGGCGGCGTACCTCCAGATGGCCGCCGCTGCCGGACTGCAGGTGCCGCGGCAGGAGCTGGTCGCGTTGCCCGGCGGCGAGGCGGCGCTGGTGCTCGATCGCTTCGACCGCAGCGGGGATGGGCGGCTGCACGTGCAGAGCTTTGCGGCGCTGCTCGAGCTGGACTTCCGGGTGGATCTGGTGGACTACGACACCCTGCTCGACACGACGCGTCGCCTGACGCGCGACTTTGCGCAGGTGGAGCAGGCGCTGCGGCTCGCCGCGTTCAACGTGCTGGCGGGCAATCGCGACGACCACATCAAGAACATCTCGTTCGTGATGTCGCCCGACGGCCGCTGGCGGCTGGCGCCGGCGTACGACCTGACGCCGAGCGTCGGCGGCGGGTACCACGCGATGTCCTGCGACGGGGAGTCCGTACGGCCCACCGCCGCGCACGTCGAGCGCGTGGGCCTGCGGGCGGGCTTCGATCGCTCCCAGGTCCGCGCGGTGCTGGAGGAAGCGCAGGCGGCCCTCGCGCGGTGGGAGGAGTTCGCCGAGGCCAGCGCGGTACCCGCGCAGGTGCGGCGTGAGGTGGGGCGATCGCTCGGAGGGAGGGAGTCGCCGCGCCCGTAG
- a CDS encoding type II toxin-antitoxin system RelE/ParE family toxin, translating to MHIIETAAFSRRAHDLLSDEEFRLLESALVRRPLAGVLIPGTHGLRKLRWALSGRGKRGGARVIYYVRTDAGRLYLLYIYAKNEREDLTLAELRDIRAYLSAEDEGD from the coding sequence GTGCACATCATCGAGACTGCGGCGTTCTCGCGACGCGCGCACGACTTGCTCTCGGACGAGGAGTTCCGGCTGCTGGAGTCCGCTCTGGTGCGTCGGCCGCTTGCCGGAGTTCTGATTCCCGGGACTCACGGGCTGCGGAAGCTACGCTGGGCGCTCTCCGGCAGAGGCAAGCGCGGTGGCGCTCGTGTGATTTACTACGTCCGCACTGACGCGGGGCGACTGTACTTGCTCTACATCTACGCCAAGAACGAACGGGAAGACCTGACGTTGGCCGAGCTGCGCGACATTCGCGCCTACCTGTCCGCCGAGGACGAGGGGGACTGA
- a CDS encoding helix-turn-helix domain-containing protein: MRKEMFEELLQSIREMKEIEAGRLKPARITSSEEILSRDVRDVAALRQHFGLSQRKFAALLGISVGTLQNWEQGRRQPEGPARVLLRVAAAHPEAVLDVAKVGQVKKAGRVKKAGQVVGQGGSRRARRGRARSGQAP; encoded by the coding sequence ATGCGGAAGGAGATGTTCGAGGAACTCCTGCAGAGTATTCGGGAGATGAAGGAGATTGAGGCAGGCCGCCTAAAGCCCGCTCGCATCACGTCGAGCGAGGAGATCTTGAGCCGCGATGTTCGTGACGTGGCTGCCCTTCGTCAGCATTTCGGCCTCAGCCAGCGGAAGTTCGCCGCCCTCCTCGGCATCAGCGTCGGGACGCTGCAGAACTGGGAGCAGGGCCGGCGCCAGCCCGAGGGCCCGGCCCGGGTCCTGCTACGGGTAGCCGCCGCGCATCCGGAAGCCGTGTTGGACGTCGCGAAGGTGGGGCAGGTGAAGAAGGCGGGGCGGGTGAAGAAGGCGGGGCAGGTGGTGGGGCAGGGAGGGAGTCGCCGCGCCCGTAGGGGCCGTGCGCGAAGCGGTCAGGCCCCGTAG
- a CDS encoding SIS domain-containing protein, with translation MSKHTVQSAAQHLQDLAATAARTAEALGPQIAQATQWTRECLAAGGTLFFCGNGGSAADAQHIATEYTIRYLRERKALRAVALTTDTSALTAAGNDFGFDEVFSRQVEALGRAGDLLFVHTTSGNSPNCLRAIESARALGMKTVALTAKDGGKVKGMADLTLIVPTTRTDRAQELHLAIQHAICDAVDAEVAG, from the coding sequence GTGAGCAAGCACACGGTGCAGTCCGCCGCGCAGCACCTGCAGGACCTGGCCGCGACGGCCGCGCGCACGGCCGAGGCGCTGGGGCCGCAGATCGCCCAGGCCACGCAGTGGACGCGGGAGTGCCTGGCGGCCGGCGGAACCTTGTTCTTCTGCGGCAACGGCGGCTCGGCGGCCGACGCGCAGCACATCGCCACCGAGTACACCATCCGCTACCTGCGGGAGCGGAAGGCGCTGCGGGCGGTGGCCCTGACCACCGACACTAGCGCACTTACCGCGGCCGGGAATGACTTCGGCTTCGACGAGGTCTTCAGCCGTCAGGTCGAGGCGCTGGGGCGGGCAGGGGACCTGCTCTTCGTGCACACGACCAGTGGCAACTCGCCCAATTGTTTACGCGCAATAGAGTCCGCGCGAGCCCTCGGGATGAAGACCGTGGCCCTGACCGCCAAGGACGGTGGCAAGGTGAAGGGGATGGCCGACCTGACGCTGATCGTGCCTACCACGCGGACCGACCGGGCGCAGGAGTTGCACCTCGCGATCCAGCACGCCATCTGCGATGCGGTGGACGCCGAGGTGGCGGGATGA